GTTTTGGGTGAGTGGGCTAAAGTATGCTGATAGTCTTTGGCTTTATATCCTTACAGGCATTGGGATTATGTTTTCATTTACTGCTATGATTACAGCATGTAGGAGTGTGGAGGTGAGCGTAGCATATGCGGTATTTGTAGGTATTGGCACAGCAGGTGTAGTGATGGCTGAAATGCTATATTTTGGAGAGAGATTTGATATATGGCGTGTTGGGCTTATTTGCGTGTTGATTGTTGGCGTGATTGGGCTAAAGCTTATAAGTAAAGAAGGCGATGAAGAGATAATAGAGGAATTCTCCCACGAGTTAGGGCTTGATGAGCTTACACAAAATAATCAAAATACTTAAAATTTATTAATAAATCTAATAAGGAAGAATAATGGCTTTAGGTAAAGGATTTTTAGAATCTATGTTAGAAGGATTCTCCTCTTTAGAAAATATAAGCTATCGCTATATAGTGGGTGAGTATGCATTTGCCACTAGCACATCACAACAAAAGAGGACAAAATAATGCTTTCATGGATATAT
The Helicobacter ibis DNA segment above includes these coding regions:
- a CDS encoding DMT family transporter, encoding MQSKNIGWILIVLGGIVEVFWVSGLKYADSLWLYILTGIGIMFSFTAMITACRSVEVSVAYAVFVGIGTAGVVMAEMLYFGERFDIWRVGLICVLIVGVIGLKLISKEGDEEIIEEFSHELGLDELTQNNQNT